A genome region from Methylobacterium sp. FF17 includes the following:
- a CDS encoding protein-disulfide reductase DsbD family protein: MIRLFALALALFGLALPTASAQGFKVPADLVTASLVGEPSAIRPGEPFTVAIRMVMRPHWHVYWRNPGDSGLAPEVAWTLPAGFSAGPLQWPSPSRIPVAHLVNFGYEGEAVLLAEVTPPTVLAGTKPLTLRARLTYLVCERECVPGTAELRLTLPVAQDATSTGIAPGSMRLFETARAALPVPAPWPVRYGAENGRLQVHLAAPGLTASSVAYFPYAETAIENAAPQESRSDADGLHIDLARGDPAQTTPAALPGVLTFDEATPDGTVRRAYAIGDAPGAPLVTASAAVPMTQAPDESLTLWSAAGLAFLGGLLLNLMPCVFPVLSIKILSLVKHSGEPASRVRLHGLAYTAGVLAAFLALAGVLIALKGAGAGIGWGFQLQSPLVVAGLAYLLLTMGLSLSGVVHMGAGIVGIGDGLTRRAGLEGSFFTGILATVVATPCTAPFMGSAVGFALTQEAGVGLAVFASLGLGLALPFLVLTTWPAALRRLPRPGAWMDTLKGALAFPIYATVAWLIWVLSQQVGPGGLLAALIGLVLVGFAAWAWERRQGASPAGAWFARGAAVTALAALVLLTLGLDRDRAETLTAQAGRDGFSQARLDGLLAEGKPVFVNLTAAWCITCQVNERTALRSDAVQAALKARGVTYLKGDWTNQNPEITRLLERHGRSGVPLYLLYAGRGEPAVLPQILTSGLVLDALSAVPVTATDRSAALAPER; the protein is encoded by the coding sequence ATGATCCGGCTTTTCGCCCTGGCGCTCGCGCTGTTCGGCCTCGCCCTGCCCACCGCGTCCGCGCAGGGCTTCAAGGTTCCGGCCGACCTCGTCACGGCGAGTCTCGTGGGCGAGCCCTCCGCGATCCGCCCGGGGGAGCCCTTCACGGTCGCCATCCGCATGGTGATGCGGCCGCATTGGCACGTCTACTGGCGCAATCCGGGTGATTCCGGCCTCGCCCCGGAGGTCGCCTGGACGTTGCCGGCCGGGTTCTCGGCCGGTCCGCTGCAATGGCCGAGCCCGAGCCGCATCCCGGTCGCGCACCTCGTGAACTTCGGCTACGAGGGCGAGGCCGTGCTGCTCGCCGAGGTGACCCCGCCGACCGTCCTGGCGGGGACCAAGCCGCTGACGCTTCGGGCCAGGCTGACCTATCTCGTCTGCGAGCGCGAGTGCGTGCCGGGCACCGCCGAGTTGCGCCTGACCCTGCCGGTGGCGCAGGACGCCACCAGCACGGGAATCGCCCCCGGATCGATGCGGCTGTTCGAGACCGCCCGGGCGGCCCTGCCGGTGCCGGCGCCCTGGCCGGTGCGCTACGGCGCCGAGAACGGACGCCTTCAGGTTCACCTCGCCGCACCCGGCCTCACGGCGTCGTCCGTCGCCTACTTCCCCTATGCCGAGACCGCCATCGAGAACGCGGCCCCGCAGGAATCGCGCAGCGATGCCGACGGACTGCACATCGACTTGGCGCGCGGGGACCCCGCGCAGACTACGCCCGCGGCCCTGCCGGGCGTGCTGACCTTCGACGAGGCGACGCCGGACGGGACCGTTCGACGCGCCTACGCGATCGGCGACGCACCGGGCGCGCCCCTTGTCACGGCATCGGCCGCCGTCCCGATGACGCAAGCGCCGGACGAAAGCCTGACCCTCTGGAGCGCCGCCGGCCTCGCCTTCCTGGGCGGGCTCCTGCTGAACCTGATGCCCTGCGTCTTCCCGGTGCTGTCGATCAAGATCTTGAGTCTCGTCAAGCATTCGGGCGAACCGGCCTCCCGCGTACGGCTGCACGGGCTTGCCTACACCGCCGGGGTGCTGGCGGCCTTCCTGGCACTGGCGGGCGTGCTGATCGCCCTCAAAGGAGCCGGGGCCGGAATCGGCTGGGGCTTCCAGTTGCAATCACCCCTGGTGGTGGCGGGCCTCGCCTACCTGCTGCTCACCATGGGACTGAGCCTGTCCGGCGTCGTGCATATGGGCGCGGGCATCGTGGGGATCGGCGATGGCCTGACCCGGCGGGCCGGGCTCGAGGGCTCGTTCTTCACCGGGATCCTCGCGACCGTCGTGGCGACGCCCTGCACCGCGCCCTTCATGGGTTCGGCGGTGGGCTTCGCCCTGACGCAGGAGGCGGGGGTCGGCCTCGCGGTCTTCGCCAGTCTCGGCCTCGGGCTCGCCCTGCCCTTCCTGGTGCTGACGACCTGGCCGGCGGCCCTGCGTCGCCTACCCCGGCCGGGAGCCTGGATGGACACGCTGAAGGGCGCCCTCGCCTTCCCGATCTACGCCACCGTGGCGTGGCTGATCTGGGTGCTGTCCCAGCAGGTCGGGCCGGGGGGGCTGCTCGCGGCTCTGATCGGCCTCGTCCTCGTCGGCTTCGCGGCCTGGGCCTGGGAGCGCAGGCAGGGCGCGAGCCCGGCCGGCGCCTGGTTCGCGCGGGGCGCCGCCGTGACGGCCCTCGCCGCCCTCGTGCTCCTCACCCTCGGGCTCGACCGGGACCGGGCCGAGACCCTGACCGCCCAGGCCGGACGGGACGGCTTCAGCCAGGCCCGCCTCGACGGGCTGCTCGCCGAGGGCAAGCCGGTCTTCGTCAACCTGACGGCGGCCTGGTGCATCACCTGCCAGGTGAACGAGCGCACGGCGCTGCGCTCGGATGCGGTGCAGGCCGCCCTCAAGGCACGCGGCGTCACCTACCTCAAGGGAGACTGGACCAACCAGAACCCCGAGATCACCCGCCTGCTGGAGCGGCATGGCCGCAGCGGCGTTCCGCTGTACCTCCTCTATGCGGGTCGCGGCGAACCCGCCGTGCTTCCGCAGATCCTCACCTCCGGTCTCGTCCTCGACGCCCTGAGTGCCGTGCCCGTCACCGCCACGGATCGCAGCGCCGCCCTGGCTCCGGAGCGATAG
- a CDS encoding MFS transporter, whose amino-acid sequence MSTASAPRWTVFRNGDFRLFGTARFLTGLAFQMQAVAVGWFVYDLTRSALALGLVGLASFLPAMLSALVTGHVADTYDRRLVAALAYATLALAELGLLLAAQSGTTTLWPIYLLVIVIGTGRAFANPAMQALLPTLVPRTLFGSAIAWNASLWQTASILGPATGGFLYALGPAVVFGAAAGSFALASALILAIRFRPAPVTERPPVTWETLSAGLTYIRTHPVVLGAISLDLVAVLLGGATALLPIFAAEVLHVGPLGLGALRSMPAAGAVLTAIALAYVPLQRHAGLRMLQAVGVFGLATVGFGLSTSLPFSMACLFVTGAADMISVFVRQTFVQGETPDAMRGRVSAVNSVFIGASNELGEFESGTLAALIGAVPAVVAGGLATLFVAALWGRVFPALRTRDRLMPEA is encoded by the coding sequence ATGAGCACCGCTTCCGCGCCGCGCTGGACCGTCTTTCGCAACGGCGACTTCCGCCTCTTCGGCACGGCGCGCTTCCTCACCGGCCTCGCCTTCCAGATGCAGGCGGTGGCGGTGGGCTGGTTCGTCTACGACCTGACCCGCTCGGCCCTGGCCCTGGGCCTCGTTGGGCTCGCGAGCTTCCTGCCCGCCATGCTCTCGGCCCTGGTGACCGGCCATGTCGCCGACACCTACGACCGTCGCCTCGTCGCCGCACTGGCCTATGCGACCCTGGCGCTCGCCGAACTCGGCCTCCTCCTGGCGGCGCAGTCCGGCACCACGACCCTGTGGCCGATCTACCTCCTCGTCATCGTGATCGGCACGGGCCGGGCGTTCGCCAACCCGGCGATGCAGGCCCTGCTGCCGACCCTGGTGCCCCGGACCCTGTTCGGCTCAGCCATCGCCTGGAATGCCTCCCTCTGGCAGACCGCCTCGATCCTCGGACCCGCCACCGGCGGTTTCCTCTATGCCCTCGGGCCGGCGGTGGTGTTCGGCGCGGCCGCCGGGAGTTTCGCCCTGGCGAGCGCGCTGATCCTGGCGATCCGCTTCCGCCCCGCCCCCGTCACCGAGCGCCCACCGGTGACCTGGGAAACCCTCTCGGCCGGCCTGACCTATATCCGCACCCATCCGGTGGTGCTGGGTGCGATCAGCCTCGACCTCGTGGCAGTGCTGCTCGGCGGCGCCACCGCCCTCCTGCCGATCTTCGCAGCGGAAGTGCTGCATGTCGGCCCCCTCGGCCTCGGGGCCCTGCGCAGCATGCCGGCGGCCGGCGCCGTGCTCACTGCGATCGCCCTTGCCTATGTCCCTCTCCAGCGCCACGCCGGCCTGCGCATGCTCCAGGCGGTGGGCGTGTTCGGCCTCGCCACCGTTGGGTTCGGCCTCTCGACCTCGCTGCCCTTCTCCATGGCCTGCCTGTTCGTCACGGGCGCGGCCGACATGATCAGCGTGTTCGTGCGCCAGACCTTCGTCCAGGGCGAGACGCCGGACGCCATGCGCGGCCGGGTCTCGGCGGTGAACTCGGTCTTCATCGGGGCCTCGAACGAACTCGGCGAGTTCGAGTCCGGCACCCTCGCGGCGCTCATCGGCGCCGTCCCCGCCGTGGTGGCGGGCGGCCTCGCCACCCTCTTCGTCGCGGCCCTGTGGGGCCGGGTGTTCCCGGCCCTGCGGACGCGGGACCGGCTGATGCCGGAGGCGTGA
- a CDS encoding nucleotidyltransferase domain-containing protein, with product MLFNDLNEDQARQTIDVEQVFAAYDSERSVLERRFSGAMSWKTVAGRDYLYRKRGETWKSLGPRAPETEAIVRQFHDGRADLADRVAGLARRLDAMAPVNRALKLGRLPVIAGRILRALRGAKLIGSGIEVVGTNALYAYERLAAVQIADVDLLFDARRSLRLLTPDISATGLAGLLRKVDRSFEVMGKGGFRAVNRDGYVVDLIMPTTKDRMARPPRSRIGSDGADLEAVEIEGLAWLVNSPKVNATVIDARGYPLTMVVPDPRAFALHKLWLASREDRDPLKQARDRAQADLLVTLVAIRLPHLRLDDPALGALPLALREQAASLAPPPPGGPSPLEPDW from the coding sequence ATGCTGTTCAACGACTTGAACGAGGACCAGGCGCGGCAGACGATCGATGTCGAGCAGGTCTTCGCCGCCTACGACAGCGAACGGAGCGTTCTGGAACGACGCTTCTCGGGCGCCATGTCCTGGAAGACGGTTGCCGGCCGGGACTACCTCTACCGAAAGCGGGGAGAGACCTGGAAGTCCCTCGGACCACGCGCGCCCGAGACCGAAGCGATCGTCCGTCAATTCCATGACGGGCGGGCAGACCTCGCGGATCGGGTCGCCGGTCTGGCCAGACGCCTCGACGCCATGGCTCCCGTCAATCGCGCCCTGAAGCTCGGCCGCCTGCCGGTGATTGCAGGACGGATCCTGCGCGCTTTGCGCGGTGCGAAGCTGATCGGGAGCGGCATCGAGGTCGTCGGGACGAATGCCCTCTATGCCTACGAACGTCTGGCGGCCGTGCAGATCGCCGACGTGGACCTGTTGTTCGACGCGCGCCGCTCGCTCCGGCTCCTGACGCCGGACATCTCGGCGACGGGCCTCGCGGGTCTGCTGCGCAAGGTCGACCGATCGTTCGAGGTGATGGGGAAGGGTGGGTTCCGAGCCGTCAACCGCGACGGCTACGTGGTCGATCTGATCATGCCGACCACGAAGGATCGGATGGCGCGCCCGCCCAGAAGCCGCATCGGGTCGGACGGGGCCGATCTCGAGGCCGTGGAGATCGAGGGGCTGGCCTGGCTCGTGAACAGCCCGAAGGTGAATGCGACCGTGATCGATGCGCGCGGCTACCCGCTCACGATGGTCGTCCCGGACCCACGGGCCTTCGCCCTGCACAAGCTGTGGCTCGCGTCGCGGGAGGATCGCGATCCTCTGAAGCAGGCGCGCGACCGGGCGCAGGCCGACCTCCTCGTCACTCTTGTCGCCATCCGCCTGCCGCACCTGCGCCTCGACGATCCGGCCCTGGGCGCCCTGCCCCTCGCGCTACGCGAGCAGGCCGCATCCCTGGCTCCGCCGCCCCCCGGAGGACCGTCTCCGCTGGAACCGGACTGGTAG
- the tolB gene encoding Tol-Pal system beta propeller repeat protein TolB yields the protein MPPTASTRFAALLALLALALFSIGPAQAQLNLRIGGGSFQPMPIAVTDFSGDPSLGLLVSSVVTNNLRRSGYFTPVEKAKFPEAPGFDAVPGFDKWKAAGVQALITGRVARDPSGKLKVEFRLWDVTSGQQMTGQQYGTDPANARRTGHLISDAVYTKITGLGPWFDSRIAFVDESGSKENRRKRLMVMDQDGANVRALTNGENAVVAPRYSPATQDIAFMTQTTGQQPRIQVINLETGGRQALGKSDSMSTSPRFSPDGRRLVMSVQQGGNADIVVMDLASKAQTPITNGNAIDTSPTFSPDGSQIVFESDRGGSQQIYVMGASGGTPTRISFGEGSASQPAWSPRGDLIAFTRQRKGGFAICVMKPDGSGERVLTEGFHNEGPTFAPNGQYVLFFRDPGGQGGGKLYMVDITGKVEQPVPTPSYASDPTWSPLLAGK from the coding sequence ATGCCTCCGACTGCCTCCACACGCTTCGCAGCCCTCCTCGCCCTCCTGGCCCTCGCCCTGTTCTCCATCGGCCCGGCACAGGCGCAGCTCAACCTGCGCATCGGCGGTGGCTCGTTCCAGCCGATGCCCATCGCGGTCACGGATTTCTCGGGCGATCCGAGCCTGGGGCTCCTCGTCTCCAGCGTGGTGACGAACAACCTGCGCCGCTCGGGCTACTTCACCCCTGTCGAGAAGGCGAAATTCCCGGAAGCCCCCGGCTTCGATGCGGTGCCGGGCTTCGACAAGTGGAAGGCGGCCGGGGTGCAGGCCCTGATCACCGGCCGCGTCGCGCGCGATCCCTCGGGCAAGCTCAAGGTCGAATTCCGGCTGTGGGACGTGACCTCCGGCCAGCAGATGACGGGCCAGCAATACGGCACCGATCCGGCCAATGCGCGCCGCACCGGCCACCTCATCTCGGATGCGGTCTACACCAAGATCACCGGCCTCGGCCCCTGGTTCGACAGCCGGATCGCCTTCGTGGACGAGTCCGGCTCCAAGGAGAACCGGCGCAAGCGCCTGATGGTGATGGACCAGGACGGCGCCAACGTGCGCGCGCTCACGAACGGCGAGAACGCCGTGGTCGCCCCGCGCTACTCCCCGGCGACCCAGGACATCGCCTTCATGACCCAGACCACCGGCCAGCAGCCGCGCATCCAGGTCATCAACCTGGAGACCGGCGGGCGCCAGGCGCTGGGCAAGTCCGACTCGATGAGCACCAGCCCACGGTTCTCGCCCGATGGCCGCCGCCTCGTGATGAGCGTGCAGCAGGGCGGCAACGCCGACATCGTGGTCATGGATCTGGCCTCGAAGGCGCAGACGCCGATCACCAACGGCAACGCCATCGACACCTCGCCGACCTTCTCGCCGGACGGCAGCCAGATCGTGTTCGAATCGGATCGCGGCGGCTCGCAGCAGATCTACGTCATGGGCGCCTCGGGCGGGACGCCGACCCGCATCTCCTTCGGCGAGGGCTCGGCCTCGCAGCCGGCCTGGTCGCCGCGCGGCGACCTCATCGCCTTCACGCGCCAGCGCAAGGGCGGCTTCGCCATCTGCGTGATGAAGCCGGACGGATCGGGTGAGCGCGTCCTGACGGAAGGCTTCCACAACGAGGGGCCGACCTTCGCGCCGAACGGCCAGTACGTGCTGTTCTTCCGCGACCCCGGCGGCCAGGGTGGCGGCAAGCTCTACATGGTCGACATCACCGGCAAGGTCGAGCAGCCGGTGCCGACCCCCTCCTATGCCTCGGACCCGACCTGGTCGCCGCTGCTGGCGGGGAAGTAG
- the tolA gene encoding cell envelope integrity protein TolA: MRIPFKRNEPGVWVSAATHVGLLTVALLSVAAPALPDAQEGVPVEVMTEEQFSELTKGERNADKPQPNAMPRADRLAKAAEEREPENAKVDAPAPPKRPADMKVASAEEMPLRTSEPDPREAAEAAKAAKAEAAEKAAKAEAAKAAAEAKAAAAAEAKAAAAAEAKAAAEAKAVSAAKAKAEAVKREQLAELIEKQEAEAEAKAEAAAKAEAAAKAEAAAKAEAVKAEAARKAKAEAKARADAEAKAEKEVEAKAEAEHQKELAEAEAEAKAKAEAAAKAKADAAAKAKAKAMADARAKADAEAKAKKQAELADKFNAGDIHALLASKSPSQSTGATGREVQRTASLGAATGNAQRLSPSLRDALVGMLQQQIERCYVAPPGATQGVVLPMLDIRLNPDGTLTTEPRIMRGGANAVDRSIAEAAQRAVRRCAPYKIPAQYAPYYNDWKAINAEFEFSRV, from the coding sequence GTGCGGATTCCCTTCAAGCGCAATGAACCGGGTGTCTGGGTCTCGGCGGCCACGCATGTGGGCCTGCTGACGGTCGCCCTGCTCTCGGTGGCCGCGCCGGCCCTGCCGGATGCGCAGGAGGGTGTGCCCGTCGAAGTGATGACCGAGGAGCAGTTTTCGGAGCTGACCAAGGGCGAGCGCAACGCCGACAAGCCCCAGCCGAACGCGATGCCGCGGGCCGACCGCCTCGCCAAGGCGGCCGAGGAGCGCGAGCCGGAAAACGCCAAGGTCGATGCCCCCGCGCCCCCGAAGCGTCCCGCCGACATGAAGGTGGCCAGCGCCGAGGAGATGCCCCTGCGCACCAGCGAGCCCGACCCGCGCGAGGCTGCCGAAGCCGCCAAGGCCGCCAAGGCGGAAGCGGCCGAGAAGGCTGCGAAGGCCGAAGCCGCCAAAGCCGCCGCCGAAGCGAAGGCCGCCGCGGCCGCCGAGGCCAAAGCCGCCGCCGCTGCGGAAGCGAAGGCGGCTGCCGAAGCCAAGGCGGTGTCCGCCGCGAAGGCGAAGGCCGAGGCGGTCAAGCGCGAGCAACTCGCCGAACTGATCGAGAAGCAGGAAGCCGAGGCGGAGGCCAAGGCCGAGGCTGCCGCCAAGGCGGAGGCTGCCGCCAAGGCGGAGGCTGCCGCCAAGGCGGAGGCTGTCAAAGCCGAGGCCGCCCGCAAGGCGAAGGCGGAGGCCAAGGCGAGAGCCGACGCGGAGGCCAAGGCCGAGAAGGAGGTGGAGGCCAAGGCGGAGGCCGAGCACCAGAAGGAGCTCGCCGAAGCTGAGGCCGAGGCGAAAGCCAAGGCGGAGGCCGCCGCCAAAGCCAAGGCCGACGCAGCCGCCAAAGCGAAGGCGAAGGCCATGGCGGATGCTCGGGCGAAGGCCGATGCGGAGGCCAAGGCCAAGAAGCAGGCCGAACTCGCCGACAAGTTCAACGCCGGCGACATCCATGCGCTGCTCGCCTCCAAATCACCGTCCCAGTCGACGGGAGCCACCGGGCGCGAGGTGCAGCGCACGGCGTCCCTCGGAGCGGCCACCGGAAATGCCCAGCGCCTGTCGCCGTCCCTGCGCGACGCCCTGGTGGGCATGCTCCAGCAGCAGATCGAACGCTGCTACGTGGCTCCTCCGGGGGCGACGCAGGGTGTCGTCCTGCCGATGCTCGACATCCGTCTGAACCCGGACGGCACGCTCACCACGGAGCCCCGGATCATGCGGGGCGGCGCCAACGCGGTGGACCGCTCGATCGCCGAGGCGGCCCAGCGGGCGGTCCGGCGCTGCGCGCCTTACAAGATCCCCGCCCAGTACGCGCCGTATTACAACGATTGGAAGGCCATCAACGCGGAGTTCGAGTTCTCTCGGGTCTGA
- a CDS encoding ExbD/TolR family protein, with protein MGMAHGAAQGGGKRRRRGRRSGAINEINMTPFIDVVLVLLIVFMVAAPMMTVGVPLDLPQSKASPLNSDTKPVTLSIRQSGQIFLGESELSDDTIVPKLIETSKSGFEERVFVRGDKRVDYGRVAQVMAIVTGGGFKKVALVTEPDQK; from the coding sequence ATGGGCATGGCCCACGGAGCAGCGCAGGGCGGCGGCAAGCGGCGCCGTCGCGGCCGTCGCAGCGGCGCCATCAACGAGATCAACATGACGCCGTTCATCGACGTCGTGCTCGTGCTGCTCATCGTCTTCATGGTGGCCGCCCCGATGATGACGGTGGGCGTACCCCTCGACCTGCCGCAATCGAAGGCGAGCCCCCTCAACTCCGACACCAAGCCGGTAACCCTCTCGATCCGTCAGTCGGGCCAGATCTTCCTCGGCGAGAGCGAACTCTCCGACGACACCATCGTGCCCAAGCTCATCGAGACGTCGAAATCCGGCTTCGAGGAGCGCGTCTTTGTGCGTGGCGACAAGCGGGTCGATTACGGCCGCGTCGCTCAGGTGATGGCGATCGTGACCGGCGGGGGCTTCAAGAAGGTCGCCCTCGTCACCGAGCCGGACCAGAAGTAG
- the tolQ gene encoding protein TolQ has translation MNPADAMQAMPAPDMTLLGLFLQAHFVVKVVMLGLIGASVWCWSIIVDKTLLFRRTKAEMDAFEEAFWSGRSLEELYRSFNDKPAVGQGALFVAAMREWKRSFEGSGRQIQSLSQRIDKVLDVTIQREVERLESRLLFLASIGSAGPYIGLFGTVWGIMTAFTSIAASKNTSLAVVAPGIAEALFATAIGLFAAIPAVLAYNKLQSTVAKNQSRLEGFADEFSAILSRQIDERLSLVA, from the coding sequence ATGAACCCAGCCGATGCCATGCAGGCGATGCCGGCCCCCGACATGACGTTGCTCGGCCTGTTCCTTCAGGCCCACTTCGTCGTGAAGGTGGTGATGCTCGGGCTGATCGGCGCCTCGGTCTGGTGCTGGTCGATCATCGTCGACAAGACCCTGCTGTTCCGCCGCACCAAGGCCGAGATGGATGCCTTCGAGGAGGCGTTCTGGTCCGGGCGTTCGCTGGAAGAATTGTACCGCTCGTTCAACGACAAGCCCGCGGTGGGGCAGGGTGCCCTGTTCGTCGCCGCCATGCGGGAGTGGAAGCGCTCCTTCGAGGGCTCCGGCCGCCAGATTCAGAGCCTGTCCCAGCGCATCGACAAGGTCCTCGACGTGACGATCCAGCGCGAGGTCGAGCGTCTCGAGTCGCGTCTGCTCTTCCTCGCCTCCATCGGCTCGGCCGGCCCGTATATCGGCCTGTTCGGCACGGTCTGGGGCATCATGACCGCCTTCACCTCCATCGCGGCCTCCAAGAATACCTCGCTGGCCGTCGTGGCGCCGGGCATCGCCGAGGCCCTGTTCGCGACCGCCATCGGCCTGTTCGCCGCGATCCCCGCCGTGCTCGCCTACAACAAGCTGCAGTCGACGGTGGCCAAGAACCAGTCGCGGCTCGAAGGCTTTGCCGACGAGTTCTCCGCCATCCTCTCGCGGCAGATCGACGAGCGGCTCTCGCTCGTCGCCTGA
- the ybgC gene encoding tol-pal system-associated acyl-CoA thioesterase — translation MTQPERPGIHTLPVRVYYEDTDFSGFVYHASYLRFMERGRTELLRGLAGDQSDLHRDAAGLHFVVRRMVIDYAKPARMDDLLDIRTWTATMKGASMHLAQEVRRGDELLVKAEVVVACVRDGRAIRLPDSLRMALGGQLSV, via the coding sequence TTGACCCAACCCGAGAGACCCGGCATCCACACCCTGCCGGTGCGCGTCTATTACGAGGACACCGACTTCTCCGGGTTCGTCTATCACGCGAGCTACCTGCGCTTCATGGAGCGCGGGCGCACCGAGTTGCTGCGCGGGTTGGCCGGCGACCAGTCGGACCTTCATCGGGACGCCGCGGGCCTGCATTTCGTCGTGCGCCGCATGGTAATCGACTATGCCAAGCCCGCGCGGATGGACGACCTCCTCGACATCCGGACCTGGACCGCCACGATGAAGGGCGCCTCGATGCACCTCGCCCAGGAGGTCCGGCGCGGGGACGAACTCCTGGTGAAGGCCGAGGTCGTCGTCGCCTGCGTCCGCGACGGCCGGGCGATCCGCCTGCCCGACAGTCTGCGCATGGCGCTGGGCGGCCAGCTCTCCGTGTGA
- a CDS encoding YARHG domain-containing protein — translation MRKSAFLALVLLSAGPARADFPCDALWAERNAVYADAGYCFRTPRGIKAFGNAGCRFDEIRDVPLSERKRQDVADILREERRNGCRD, via the coding sequence ATGCGCAAGTCTGCGTTCCTTGCCCTCGTCCTCCTGTCGGCCGGCCCGGCAAGGGCGGACTTTCCCTGCGACGCGCTGTGGGCGGAGCGCAATGCCGTCTATGCGGATGCAGGGTACTGCTTTCGCACGCCGCGCGGGATCAAGGCCTTCGGCAATGCCGGATGCCGGTTCGATGAGATCCGCGACGTGCCGCTTTCCGAACGCAAGCGACAGGACGTGGCCGACATCCTTCGCGAAGAGCGTCGGAACGGCTGCCGTGATTAG
- the ruvB gene encoding Holliday junction branch migration DNA helicase RuvB: MHPLPESLLTPERREDDLEQSIRPLSLSEFIGQRAARANMSIFIESAKKTGSALDHVLFVGPPGLGKTTLAQIVARELGVNFRSTSGPVIAKAGDLAAQLTNLEERDVLFIDEIHRLNPAVEEILYPAMEDYQLDLIIGEGPAARSVKIELPKFTLVGATTRAGLLTTPLRDRFGIPIRLEFYDVDELELIVSRGARVLGLGMSPEGANEIAKRARGTPRIAGRLLRRVRDFAIVADAPTVTRAIADRALQLLDVDPAGLDVMDRKYLTMIAKSFNGGPVGIETIAAALSEPRDAIEDIIEPFLIQKGFVQRTPRGRMLTPHAFRHMGFPEPRREASGQFGLFGGQDDPEA, from the coding sequence CTGCACCCGTTGCCGGAGTCGCTCCTCACTCCGGAGCGGCGCGAGGACGACCTCGAGCAGTCGATCCGCCCCTTGAGCCTGTCCGAGTTCATCGGACAGCGGGCGGCGCGCGCCAACATGAGCATCTTCATCGAGTCGGCCAAGAAGACCGGCTCGGCCCTCGACCACGTGCTGTTCGTCGGGCCGCCCGGCCTCGGCAAGACGACGCTGGCGCAGATCGTGGCGCGCGAACTCGGGGTGAACTTCCGCTCCACCTCGGGCCCGGTCATCGCCAAGGCGGGCGATCTCGCGGCCCAGCTCACGAACCTGGAAGAGCGCGACGTGCTCTTCATTGACGAGATCCACCGCCTCAATCCGGCAGTGGAGGAGATCCTCTATCCGGCGATGGAGGATTACCAGCTCGACCTCATCATCGGCGAGGGGCCCGCCGCCCGCTCGGTGAAGATCGAGCTGCCGAAGTTCACGCTGGTCGGTGCCACCACCCGCGCCGGCCTGCTGACCACCCCGTTGCGCGACCGCTTCGGCATCCCGATCCGGCTGGAATTCTACGACGTCGACGAACTCGAACTCATCGTGAGCCGGGGCGCGCGGGTGCTCGGGCTCGGGATGTCGCCGGAAGGCGCCAACGAGATCGCCAAGCGCGCCCGCGGCACCCCCCGCATCGCCGGGCGCCTGCTGCGCCGGGTGCGCGACTTCGCCATCGTGGCCGATGCGCCGACCGTGACCCGCGCCATCGCCGACCGGGCCCTGCAACTCCTCGACGTGGATCCAGCCGGCCTCGACGTGATGGACCGCAAGTACCTCACCATGATCGCGAAGTCCTTCAACGGCGGTCCCGTGGGCATCGAGACCATCGCGGCCGCCCTCTCGGAGCCCCGCGACGCCATCGAGGACATCATCGAGCCCTTTCTGATCCAGAAGGGCTTCGTCCAGCGCACGCCGCGCGGACGCATGCTCACCCCCCACGCCTTCCGCCACATGGGGTTTCCCGAGCCCCGACGCGAGGCGAGCGGGCAGTTCGGCCTGTTCGGCGGCCAGGACGATCCCGAGGCCTGA
- a CDS encoding Uma2 family endonuclease: MALDDFEELLADKPRNKSWELIGGRVVRMMVGARWEHARIVQNIALGLEVGFRAEGSSCQTFTETFYMKSKPLEAAMLPDVLVVCGDIEPGATSVENPTVLVEVLSPGTEEQDRFETWAVYPQLALLQHDVLVTRDRPHLEVFDRVEGRWGGFRVIDGLDEVLDLPTIPALLPLCDIDFRVLGT; encoded by the coding sequence ATGGCCCTCGACGATTTCGAGGAGCTGCTGGCCGACAAGCCCCGCAACAAGAGCTGGGAGCTGATCGGCGGCCGCGTGGTCCGGATGATGGTCGGCGCGCGCTGGGAGCATGCGCGCATCGTCCAGAACATCGCCCTGGGCCTGGAAGTCGGCTTCCGTGCCGAAGGATCGTCCTGCCAGACCTTCACCGAAACGTTTTACATGAAGAGCAAACCCCTGGAGGCCGCGATGCTTCCGGACGTGCTCGTCGTCTGCGGCGACATCGAACCGGGCGCGACCTCGGTCGAGAATCCCACGGTTCTGGTCGAGGTACTCTCACCCGGGACCGAGGAGCAGGATCGCTTCGAGACGTGGGCCGTCTATCCGCAGCTCGCCTTGCTTCAGCATGATGTGCTCGTGACGCGGGACCGACCCCATCTCGAAGTCTTCGACCGCGTCGAGGGGCGCTGGGGCGGGTTCCGGGTCATCGATGGCCTCGACGAAGTCCTCGATCTCCCGACGATCCCGGCCCTGCTGCCCCTGTGTGACATCGACTTTCGCGTCTTGGGGACGTAG